One window from the genome of Micromonospora aurantiaca ATCC 27029 encodes:
- a CDS encoding terpene synthase family protein, whose product MTDGPTPDPLAVAAEQGRVCALAAQGQRGLRRAAAAHPELFPGDPFDATLFSSIAQAMAFSAPWHTAAELAVTNRAVLWGFAVDWLVDHQATSRAEVDRITGVCLDVLDGGESADPLGLFLAELRDDVAAAPAYPALRGHWRDTMARTLDAMAREWDWRRTGRPTLDDYLANADNLAATVVNVAHWIHTGSVSDAGTLERLIQVGDEVQRALRLVNDLGTHRRDAESGDLNALLLVDDPAEVERRFAEQVDHCRVLLAKLAGEVPREADFLSRQLGFTTGFYRNTDFWGVR is encoded by the coding sequence ATGACCGACGGGCCGACACCCGATCCGCTTGCGGTCGCCGCGGAGCAGGGCCGGGTCTGCGCGCTCGCCGCGCAGGGCCAGCGCGGCCTGCGCAGGGCCGCCGCCGCGCACCCCGAGCTGTTCCCCGGCGACCCGTTCGACGCGACGCTGTTCAGCAGCATCGCGCAGGCGATGGCGTTCAGCGCCCCCTGGCACACCGCCGCCGAACTCGCGGTGACCAACCGCGCGGTCCTCTGGGGCTTCGCCGTCGACTGGCTGGTCGACCACCAGGCCACCAGCCGGGCCGAGGTCGACCGGATCACCGGCGTCTGCCTGGACGTGCTCGACGGCGGCGAGTCCGCCGACCCGCTGGGCCTGTTCCTCGCCGAGTTGCGGGACGACGTCGCCGCCGCGCCCGCCTATCCGGCGCTGCGCGGCCACTGGCGGGACACGATGGCACGCACGCTCGACGCGATGGCCCGCGAGTGGGACTGGCGGCGCACCGGCCGCCCCACCCTCGACGACTATCTGGCCAACGCCGACAACCTCGCCGCCACAGTGGTGAACGTGGCGCACTGGATCCACACCGGATCGGTGTCCGACGCCGGCACGCTGGAGCGGCTGATCCAGGTCGGCGACGAGGTCCAGCGGGCCCTGCGCCTGGTCAACGACCTCGGCACCCACCGCCGCGACGCCGAGTCCGGCGACCTCAACGCGCTGCTGCTGGTCGACGACCCGGCCGAGGTCGAGCGGCGCTTCGCCGAGCAGGTCGACCACTGCCGCGTCCTGCTGGCGAAGCTGGCCGGCGAGGTGCCGCGGGAGGCCGACTTCCTGTCCCGGCAGCTCGGCTTCACCACCGGCTTCTACCGGAACACCGACTTCTGGGGCGTGCGGTGA
- a CDS encoding cytochrome P450 — protein MPLRQILPAVLRDPARALIDIGNRTEGDLVRLNLGSFRPYLVTHPKHVQHVLRDRADNYERAGDGLFWRPVKRLFGEGILGEGQIWSASRRMLQPMFTAKRVEALVDGMADAIRDAVEELDEPARAGQPVDIGVEQARIVSRAIMKVLFADRISVPDAMRVIEAQDRIATAVIPRIIVPFAPLSLPMPGDRTFARAVRIVDDVLVPIVRETRESADQGDDVISTLWQARTDDGRQLDERQVRNDTVAMFAATTETTINVLTWAWPHLDQHPEVAERLYAEIDEVVGGEPVRREHLSRLTYTRMVLDELLRLYPIGWIIPRRAVAEDVIDGVPIEPGATMAVSPLITQRMRQFWDRPDEFDPERFRPERVRARHRYAHFPFGGGPHQCLGMYLFYLEAQLILATMLSRYRFRLHRPGVPGLRLAAALRPRERVELTLVAAGRTEPA, from the coding sequence GTGCCGCTGCGGCAGATCCTGCCGGCGGTGCTCCGCGACCCCGCCCGGGCCCTCATCGACATCGGTAACCGTACCGAAGGCGACCTGGTCCGGCTCAACCTCGGCTCGTTCCGTCCCTACCTGGTCACCCACCCCAAGCACGTGCAGCACGTCCTGCGCGACCGGGCGGACAACTACGAACGGGCCGGTGACGGGCTGTTCTGGCGCCCGGTCAAGCGGCTGTTCGGCGAGGGGATCCTCGGCGAGGGGCAGATCTGGTCGGCCAGCCGCCGGATGCTCCAGCCGATGTTCACCGCCAAGCGGGTCGAGGCGCTGGTCGACGGGATGGCCGACGCGATCCGCGACGCGGTGGAGGAGCTGGACGAGCCGGCCCGCGCCGGGCAGCCGGTCGACATCGGCGTGGAGCAGGCGCGGATCGTCAGCCGGGCGATCATGAAGGTGCTCTTCGCCGACCGGATCTCGGTGCCGGACGCGATGCGCGTGATCGAGGCGCAGGACCGGATCGCCACCGCCGTCATCCCCCGGATCATCGTGCCGTTCGCGCCTCTGTCCCTGCCGATGCCGGGGGACCGCACGTTCGCCCGCGCCGTCCGCATCGTCGACGACGTGCTGGTGCCGATCGTCCGCGAGACACGCGAGTCCGCCGACCAGGGCGACGACGTCATCTCGACGCTCTGGCAGGCCCGCACCGACGACGGGCGGCAGCTCGACGAGCGGCAGGTCCGCAACGACACAGTGGCGATGTTCGCCGCCACCACGGAGACCACCATCAACGTGCTGACCTGGGCCTGGCCGCACCTGGACCAGCACCCCGAGGTGGCCGAGCGGCTCTACGCCGAGATCGACGAGGTGGTCGGCGGCGAGCCGGTACGCCGCGAGCACCTGAGCCGCCTCACGTACACCCGGATGGTGCTCGACGAGTTGCTGCGGCTCTACCCGATCGGGTGGATCATCCCGCGCCGCGCGGTCGCCGAGGACGTCATCGACGGCGTGCCGATCGAGCCCGGCGCCACGATGGCGGTCAGCCCGCTGATCACCCAGCGGATGCGGCAGTTCTGGGACCGTCCGGACGAGTTCGACCCGGAACGGTTCCGCCCCGAGCGGGTCCGGGCCCGGCACCGGTACGCCCACTTCCCGTTCGGCGGCGGCCCGCACCAGTGCCTCGGCATGTACCTGTTCTACCTGGAGGCCCAGCTCATCCTCGCCACCATGCTCAGCCGCTACCGGTTCCGGCTGCACCGCCCCGGCGTACCCGGACTGCGGCTGGCCGCGGCCCTGCGGCCGCGCGAACGCGTCGAGCTGACGCTCGTCGCCGCCGGGCGGACGGAGCCGGCATGA
- a CDS encoding DUF2630 family protein has translation MDDKTILSRISELVDEEHRLRADAQQHEAGTDDEARERLRALEESLDQCWDLLRRRRAARQAHGDPDAQGERPVPEVERYLQ, from the coding sequence ATGGACGACAAGACCATCCTCAGCCGGATCTCGGAACTCGTCGACGAGGAGCACCGGCTGCGTGCCGACGCGCAGCAGCACGAGGCCGGCACCGACGACGAGGCGCGGGAGCGGCTGCGCGCGCTGGAGGAGTCCCTGGACCAGTGCTGGGACCTGCTGCGCCGCCGCCGGGCCGCCCGCCAGGCGCACGGCGACCCGGACGCCCAGGGCGAGCGCCCGGTGCCGGAGGTCGAGCGCTACCTCCAGTGA
- a CDS encoding serine protein kinase RIO: MRDHDIPAPQRRGRGKSRFDDDEPDFLKRGRHTPPTLTDPDAEPEAEDAWSSWDQAVHGPEPHPEWLVTELAARDTELGVLKTGKEADVHLVRRAVPGTDRACLLAVKRYRDAQHRLFHRDAGYLEGRRVRRSREMRAMTGRTAFGRQMIAGQWAAAEFAALSQLWEIGAASGRIAVPYPVQLLGTELMLEFVGDAEAGEAAPRLAQVRPDDDELRDLWDQLVEALTVLARAGYAHGDLSPYNLLVHAGRLVMIDLPQVVDVVANPQGADFLARDVRVVAAWFTARGMPATVTDPMALTEALLREAGIR, from the coding sequence GTGCGCGATCACGACATCCCGGCGCCGCAGCGCCGTGGCCGCGGCAAGAGCCGCTTCGACGACGACGAACCCGACTTCCTGAAGCGGGGGCGGCACACCCCGCCGACCCTCACCGACCCGGACGCCGAGCCCGAGGCGGAGGACGCCTGGTCCTCCTGGGACCAGGCCGTCCACGGCCCCGAGCCGCACCCGGAGTGGCTGGTCACCGAACTGGCCGCCCGGGACACCGAGCTCGGGGTGCTCAAGACCGGCAAGGAGGCGGACGTCCACCTGGTCCGCCGCGCCGTGCCGGGCACCGACCGCGCGTGCCTGCTGGCGGTCAAGCGGTACCGCGACGCCCAGCACCGGCTGTTCCACCGGGACGCCGGTTACCTGGAGGGCCGCCGGGTACGCCGGTCCCGTGAGATGCGGGCGATGACCGGCCGCACCGCGTTCGGCCGGCAGATGATCGCCGGGCAGTGGGCGGCGGCCGAGTTCGCCGCGTTGTCCCAGCTCTGGGAGATCGGGGCCGCCTCCGGGCGGATCGCCGTGCCCTACCCGGTGCAGCTGCTCGGCACCGAGCTGATGCTGGAGTTCGTCGGCGACGCCGAGGCGGGGGAGGCCGCGCCGCGGCTGGCCCAGGTCCGGCCCGACGACGACGAGCTGCGCGACCTGTGGGACCAGCTCGTGGAGGCGCTGACTGTGCTCGCCCGGGCCGGGTACGCACACGGCGACCTGTCGCCGTACAACCTGCTGGTGCACGCGGGCCGGCTGGTGATGATCGACCTGCCGCAGGTGGTCGACGTGGTGGCCAACCCGCAGGGGGCCGACTTCCTGGCCCGCGACGTGCGGGTGGTGGCCGCCTGGTTCACCGCCCGCGGGATGCCCGCGACGGTGACCGACCCGATGGCGCTGACCGAGGCGCTGCTGCGGGAGGCGGGCATCCGCTGA
- a CDS encoding HAD family hydrolase has product MPLLLLDLDNTLLDRDGPFRAWGERFLDGIGAPRADLDWLVSVDADGLTNRWDVADAIRDRYALRIPSIDLVDELHDGVVAHMRLDPLVACALRIAADAGWVPVVVTNGASRQQDAKIRKTGLDRYVADWVISEEAGVSKPNPRIFALAAQRARMPLRGAWVVGDSPEADIGGATAVGLPSVWLHRGRRWSDPRFAPTRIEDGLIAAVAAVLAG; this is encoded by the coding sequence GTGCCGTTGCTCCTGCTCGATCTGGACAACACCCTGCTGGACCGCGACGGGCCGTTCCGCGCCTGGGGAGAACGCTTCCTGGACGGCATCGGCGCGCCCCGGGCCGACCTCGACTGGCTGGTGTCCGTGGACGCGGACGGGCTGACCAACAGGTGGGACGTGGCGGATGCGATCCGCGACCGGTACGCGCTGCGCATCCCCTCGATCGACCTGGTCGACGAGCTGCACGACGGCGTGGTGGCCCACATGCGGCTCGATCCGCTGGTGGCCTGCGCGCTGCGGATCGCGGCCGACGCCGGCTGGGTGCCGGTGGTGGTCACCAACGGCGCGTCCCGTCAACAGGACGCCAAGATCCGCAAGACCGGCCTGGACCGGTACGTCGCCGACTGGGTGATCTCCGAGGAGGCGGGCGTCAGCAAGCCGAACCCGAGGATCTTCGCGCTCGCCGCCCAGCGGGCCCGGATGCCGCTACGGGGCGCGTGGGTGGTCGGCGACAGTCCGGAGGCGGACATCGGCGGCGCGACCGCCGTGGGCCTGCCCAGCGTCTGGCTGCACCGGGGACGCCGCTGGTCCGACCCGAGGTTCGCGCCCACCCGGATCGAGGACGGTCTGATCGCGGCCGTCGCGGCCGTACTGGCCGGCTGA
- a CDS encoding carbon-nitrogen hydrolase family protein — protein sequence MTAPPARPLTVAAVQAQPVPGDVAGNAGAAARLVARAEGARVVVLPELFLPAYHPPTLGADPDATDVAADADGRVTDTRLDPLRSAAADAGAAVVIGAAVRHPDRRRTISSLVVDPAGTVTAAYDKQQLWSGERELFDAGRRGATIEVDTWRLGLGVCYDGCFPEHARAAAGDGAHGYLCPSGYLAGSAHRRDLYYAARALDNTMYVVFANSVGGTDPWRFNGGAAVYDPEGRPLARGADTGEDVLVATLDPDALAATRAAHTMLLDRPLDAGADRAVLVA from the coding sequence GTGACCGCCCCTCCCGCGCGCCCGCTCACCGTCGCCGCCGTCCAGGCCCAGCCGGTCCCCGGCGACGTCGCCGGCAACGCCGGTGCCGCCGCCCGCCTCGTCGCCCGGGCCGAGGGCGCCCGCGTCGTGGTGCTGCCCGAGCTGTTCCTGCCGGCGTACCACCCGCCGACGCTCGGCGCCGATCCGGACGCCACGGACGTGGCTGCCGACGCCGACGGCCGGGTGACCGACACCCGGCTGGACCCGCTGCGCTCCGCCGCCGCCGACGCGGGCGCGGCAGTGGTGATCGGCGCCGCCGTCCGCCACCCCGACCGGCGGCGCACCATCTCCTCGCTCGTCGTGGACCCGGCCGGCACTGTCACCGCCGCGTACGACAAGCAGCAGCTCTGGAGCGGCGAGCGGGAGCTGTTCGACGCCGGACGCCGGGGCGCCACGATCGAGGTCGACACGTGGCGGCTGGGTCTGGGCGTCTGCTACGACGGCTGTTTCCCGGAGCACGCGCGGGCCGCCGCCGGCGACGGCGCACACGGCTACCTCTGCCCGAGTGGCTACCTGGCCGGCTCGGCGCACCGCCGCGACCTCTACTACGCCGCCCGGGCGCTGGACAACACGATGTACGTGGTGTTCGCCAACTCGGTCGGCGGCACCGATCCGTGGCGCTTCAACGGCGGCGCGGCGGTGTACGACCCGGAGGGCCGGCCGCTGGCCCGGGGCGCCGACACCGGCGAGGACGTGCTGGTGGCCACGCTCGACCCGGACGCGCTGGCCGCCACCCGCGCGGCGCACACGATGCTGCTGGACCGCCCGCTCGACGCCGGGGCGGATCGCGCCGTCCTCGTCGCCTGA
- a CDS encoding TetR/AcrR family transcriptional regulator: MPRVSQDQLDARRQEILAAARACFARHGYEGATVRRLEEATGLSRGAIFHHFRDKDSLFLAVAEDDAAAMVETVARNGLVQVMRDLLARAVSPDTTGWLGSQLEVSRRLRTDPAFAKRWAERSEAIAGATRERLLRQREAGVLRDDVPIDVLAQFLELAYDGLVLHLAMGRPAGDLARVLDLVEEAVRRH; encoded by the coding sequence GTGCCCAGAGTAAGTCAGGACCAGCTCGACGCGCGCCGGCAGGAGATCCTCGCGGCGGCGCGGGCGTGTTTCGCCCGGCACGGCTACGAGGGCGCCACCGTGCGGCGGCTGGAGGAGGCCACCGGCCTGTCCCGGGGCGCGATCTTCCACCACTTCCGGGACAAGGACTCCCTCTTCCTCGCCGTGGCCGAGGACGACGCCGCCGCGATGGTGGAGACGGTGGCCCGCAACGGCCTCGTGCAGGTCATGCGCGACCTGCTGGCCCGGGCCGTCTCGCCGGACACCACCGGCTGGCTCGGCAGCCAGCTGGAGGTCTCCCGCCGGCTGCGCACCGACCCCGCCTTCGCCAAGCGCTGGGCGGAGCGTTCCGAGGCCATCGCCGGGGCCACCCGGGAGCGCCTGCTGCGCCAGCGCGAAGCCGGCGTGCTCCGCGACGACGTGCCGATCGACGTGCTGGCCCAGTTCCTGGAGCTGGCCTACGACGGGCTGGTGCTGCACCTGGCGATGGGCCGTCCGGCCGGCGACCTGGCCCGGGTGCTCGACCTGGTCGAGGAGGCCGTCCGCCGGCACTGA
- a CDS encoding TIGR04222 domain-containing membrane protein, with product MTPSDTWGIPGPVFLRWYLLLAVVLVVGAIVYRRRMLAGTAVTVNGDLGPQQVAYLNGGDQLAVWAALGGLRHSGAVGVRPDRRLTTGGPLPAGATPLDQAVHHAASRGLRTRELAADEWVRRALDDLRDGLVRRGLALDQERRRTLRRGALLVGALLAIGIVRAVSGLLNDRPTGWLLLSLFPLGLAFVLLNRVPWRTRAATAALNDMRRRHAWLRPAAGPAYSTYGATDVALGVALFGTATLWTMDPGFAEQAEIQRQAMGNAGGASSGTSCGGGATAGGGSCGGGSSCGGGGGCGGGGGCGG from the coding sequence ATGACCCCTTCCGACACCTGGGGCATCCCCGGCCCCGTCTTCCTGCGCTGGTACCTGCTGCTCGCCGTCGTCCTGGTGGTCGGCGCGATCGTCTACCGGCGGCGGATGCTGGCGGGCACGGCGGTGACCGTGAACGGCGACCTGGGTCCGCAGCAGGTCGCGTACCTCAACGGTGGTGACCAGCTCGCCGTCTGGGCCGCGCTCGGCGGGCTGCGCCACTCCGGCGCGGTCGGCGTACGACCGGACCGGCGGCTCACCACGGGCGGCCCGCTGCCGGCCGGGGCCACCCCGCTGGACCAGGCGGTCCACCACGCGGCGAGCCGGGGTCTGCGTACCCGGGAGCTGGCCGCCGACGAGTGGGTCCGGCGCGCGCTCGACGACCTGCGCGACGGCCTGGTACGCCGGGGCCTGGCACTGGACCAGGAGCGGCGCCGGACGCTGCGGCGCGGCGCGCTGCTGGTCGGAGCCCTGCTGGCGATCGGCATCGTGCGCGCGGTCTCCGGGCTGCTCAACGACCGGCCCACCGGCTGGCTGCTGCTCAGCCTGTTCCCGCTCGGCCTGGCGTTCGTGCTGCTCAACCGCGTGCCCTGGCGGACCCGGGCGGCCACCGCCGCGCTGAACGACATGCGCCGCCGGCACGCCTGGCTGCGGCCGGCCGCCGGACCCGCGTACTCCACGTACGGCGCGACCGACGTGGCGCTGGGCGTGGCGCTGTTCGGCACCGCCACGCTCTGGACGATGGACCCGGGCTTCGCGGAGCAGGCCGAGATCCAGCGGCAGGCGATGGGCAACGCGGGTGGCGCCAGCTCCGGCACCTCGTGCGGCGGCGGAGCGACCGCCGGCGGCGGCTCCTGCGGGGGCGGCAGCTCGTGCGGCGGGGGTGGTGGCTGCGGCGGGGGCGGCGGGTGCGGCGGATGA
- a CDS encoding DUF692 domain-containing protein, with the protein MSGPSGVGIGWRPEIAGFVAGLPGLRFVEVVAEAVAPAGPLPDGLAELRGRGVDVVPHGVRLSLGGAEPVDPARVAHLAGVAAALDAPLVSEHIAFVRAGGLEAGHLLPLPRSREAVAAVVANVRRTQAELPVPLALEPIAALFDWPDDELDEADFLTEILDATDALLLLDVANVHANARNRGGDPAALLDRLPLERIAYVHVAGGAEHGGFYHDTHTDPVPEAVLDLVRELCARRRPPALLLERDGHYPPAAELRGELDALAAASGHPVVT; encoded by the coding sequence ATGAGCGGCCCGTCCGGCGTCGGCATCGGCTGGCGCCCCGAGATCGCCGGTTTCGTCGCCGGGCTGCCGGGGCTGCGCTTCGTCGAGGTGGTCGCGGAGGCGGTCGCCCCGGCCGGGCCGCTCCCGGACGGGCTCGCCGAGCTGCGCGGACGCGGCGTCGACGTCGTACCCCACGGGGTGCGGCTGTCCCTCGGCGGCGCCGAGCCGGTCGACCCGGCGCGGGTGGCGCACCTGGCCGGGGTGGCCGCGGCCCTGGACGCGCCGCTGGTGAGCGAGCACATCGCGTTCGTGCGGGCCGGCGGCCTGGAGGCCGGTCACCTGCTGCCGCTGCCGCGCAGCCGCGAGGCCGTGGCAGCGGTGGTGGCGAACGTCCGGCGGACGCAGGCGGAGCTGCCGGTGCCGCTGGCCCTGGAGCCGATCGCGGCGCTGTTCGACTGGCCGGACGACGAACTGGACGAGGCGGACTTCCTCACCGAGATCCTCGACGCCACCGACGCGCTGCTGCTGCTCGACGTGGCGAACGTGCACGCCAACGCCCGCAACCGGGGCGGCGACCCGGCCGCGCTGCTGGACCGGCTGCCGCTGGAACGCATCGCCTACGTGCACGTCGCGGGCGGCGCCGAGCACGGCGGCTTCTACCACGACACGCACACCGATCCGGTGCCCGAGGCCGTGCTGGACCTGGTCCGCGAGCTGTGCGCCCGGCGCCGGCCGCCCGCGCTGCTGCTGGAACGCGACGGGCACTACCCGCCCGCCGCCGAGCTGCGCGGCGAGCTGGACGCGCTGGCCGCCGCCTCCGGCCACCCGGTGGTCACGTGA
- a CDS encoding SDR family oxidoreductase, with amino-acid sequence MDLGLADRVYVLTGASGGLGFATAEHLVADGARVVVSARTPERVAAAVEALGDPQRAIGLTADLADPATPERLVAAAREHFGRLDGALISVGGPPPGTAATVTDEQWRESFETVFLGSVRLARTVAGALTDGGAIGLVLSTSVRGPLPGLGISNGLRPGLAGVAKDMADEFGPRGIRVVSLLPGRIMTDRNRELLAGSGDPERARAQAEAAIPLGRIGDPAEFGRVAAFLLSPAAGYVTGITVPVDGGALRGL; translated from the coding sequence ATGGATCTCGGACTCGCCGACCGGGTGTACGTGCTCACCGGCGCCTCCGGCGGCCTCGGCTTCGCCACCGCCGAACACCTCGTCGCCGACGGCGCCCGGGTGGTCGTCTCCGCGCGTACCCCGGAACGGGTGGCCGCCGCCGTCGAGGCGCTCGGCGACCCGCAGCGGGCGATCGGGCTGACCGCCGACCTCGCCGACCCCGCCACCCCGGAGCGGCTCGTCGCCGCCGCCCGCGAACACTTCGGCCGCCTCGACGGCGCGCTGATCTCGGTCGGCGGCCCGCCGCCCGGCACCGCCGCCACCGTCACCGACGAGCAGTGGCGGGAGTCGTTCGAGACGGTCTTCCTGGGCAGCGTCCGGCTCGCCCGCACGGTGGCCGGCGCGCTCACCGACGGCGGCGCGATCGGGCTGGTGCTGTCCACCTCGGTACGCGGACCACTACCAGGGCTCGGCATCTCCAACGGCCTGCGGCCGGGTCTGGCAGGCGTGGCCAAGGACATGGCCGACGAGTTCGGCCCGCGCGGCATACGCGTGGTCAGCCTGCTGCCGGGACGGATCATGACCGACCGCAACCGGGAACTGCTGGCCGGTTCCGGCGATCCCGAGCGGGCCCGCGCGCAGGCCGAGGCGGCGATCCCGCTCGGGCGCATCGGCGACCCGGCGGAGTTCGGCAGGGTGGCCGCGTTCCTGCTCTCCCCCGCCGCCGGGTACGTCACCGGGATCACCGTTCCGGTCGACGGCGGCGCGCTGCGCGGGCTGTGA
- the mug gene encoding G/U mismatch-specific DNA glycosylase has product MSDRRRPAGGRPEAAPGPGTPARRHPRPSREQLAAAADRLLPDVIAPGLDVLFVGINPGLWSAATGWHFARPGNRFWPALHRGGFTPRLLHPSEQDTLPALGLGITNMVARASARADELTADELVDGAATLTAKVERYRPRWVAVVGVTAYRIGFARPKAGFGPQPETLAAARLWVLPNPSGLNAHFTPETLGAAFAELRAAVAAG; this is encoded by the coding sequence GTGAGCGATCGACGGCGGCCGGCCGGTGGGCGGCCCGAGGCCGCGCCCGGACCGGGCACGCCCGCCCGCCGCCACCCCCGGCCCAGCCGCGAGCAGCTCGCCGCGGCGGCCGACCGGCTGCTGCCCGACGTGATCGCGCCCGGCCTCGACGTGCTGTTCGTCGGCATCAACCCGGGCCTGTGGTCGGCGGCCACCGGCTGGCACTTCGCCCGCCCGGGCAACCGGTTCTGGCCCGCCCTGCACCGGGGTGGCTTCACACCACGCCTGCTGCACCCCAGCGAACAGGACACGCTCCCGGCGCTGGGCCTCGGGATCACCAACATGGTGGCCCGGGCCAGCGCCCGCGCCGACGAGCTGACCGCCGACGAACTCGTCGACGGCGCCGCCACGCTCACCGCGAAGGTCGAGCGCTACCGGCCGCGCTGGGTGGCTGTGGTCGGTGTGACCGCGTACCGGATCGGGTTCGCCCGGCCGAAGGCCGGTTTCGGGCCGCAGCCGGAGACGCTCGCGGCGGCCCGGCTCTGGGTGCTGCCCAACCCGAGCGGCCTGAACGCCCACTTCACGCCGGAGACGCTCGGCGCCGCGTTCGCCGAGCTGCGCGCCGCGGTCGCCGCGGGCTAG
- a CDS encoding ABC transporter ATP-binding protein, with the protein MAGGGMGGWSMLRSLRNRDEVSAHELKRGTARRIVAFARPYRRDIVVFLITVIVAAVIGVATPLLAGDVIDAIAGGGPDARSTVVRLALIIAALAVADALFSLVQRWYSARIGEGIILDLRTRVYDHVQRMPLQFFTRTQTGALVSRLNNDVLGAQRAFTSTLSGVVSNVIQLVLTAGAMLVLSWQITVMALVLLPIFIIPARRVGRRLAEITRESYNLDAKMNATMTERFGVAGALLVKLFGAPEVEADRFARRAERVRDIGIQSAMYSRTFFVAMLLVASLAQALTYGVGGWLAVTGAVSAGTVVKLALLLTRLYGPLTALSNVRVDVMSALVSFDRVFEVLDLRPSIAEKPDAVPVPRGNGRVEFRDVRFRYPSAAEVSLASLEEVSTLDRTVNEPVLRGVSFAVEPGQMVALVGPSGAGKSTLSMLISRIYDVSDGQVLVGGVDMRDATLASLRDEIGVVTQDSHLFHETIRENLRYAKPDATDDEIWAALAGAQVADLVRALPDGLDTTVGERGYRFSGGEKQRIAIARLLLKAPSIVILDEATAHLDSESEAAVQRALSVALTGRTALVIAHRLSTVRDADQILVLDEGRIVERGRHDELVAVGGLYAELYRTQFAVTDSPAPHTEAEQPEPVVTTVPMGTYVAHEAMPPAAAN; encoded by the coding sequence ATGGCCGGCGGCGGCATGGGCGGCTGGAGCATGCTCCGGTCGCTGCGTAACCGTGACGAGGTCTCCGCCCACGAGCTCAAGCGCGGCACCGCCCGGCGGATCGTCGCGTTCGCCCGGCCCTACCGGCGCGACATCGTCGTCTTCCTGATCACCGTGATCGTCGCCGCTGTGATCGGCGTGGCCACGCCGCTGCTCGCCGGCGACGTCATCGACGCGATCGCCGGGGGCGGCCCGGACGCCCGCTCGACAGTGGTCCGGCTCGCCCTGATCATCGCCGCGCTCGCCGTGGCCGACGCGCTGTTCTCCCTGGTCCAGCGGTGGTATTCGGCCCGCATCGGCGAGGGCATCATCCTCGACCTGCGCACCCGGGTGTACGACCACGTCCAGCGGATGCCGTTGCAGTTCTTCACCCGCACCCAGACCGGCGCCCTGGTCAGCCGGCTCAACAACGACGTGCTCGGCGCCCAGCGCGCGTTCACCTCGACGCTGTCCGGCGTGGTCAGCAACGTCATCCAGCTCGTGCTCACCGCCGGGGCGATGCTCGTGCTGTCCTGGCAGATCACCGTGATGGCGCTGGTGCTGCTGCCGATCTTCATCATCCCGGCCCGCCGGGTCGGCCGGCGGCTGGCCGAGATCACCCGCGAGTCGTACAACCTCGACGCCAAGATGAACGCCACGATGACCGAGCGGTTCGGCGTCGCGGGCGCGCTCCTGGTCAAGCTGTTCGGCGCGCCGGAGGTGGAGGCCGACCGGTTCGCCCGCCGGGCCGAGCGCGTACGCGACATCGGCATCCAGTCCGCGATGTACTCGCGGACGTTCTTCGTCGCGATGCTGCTCGTCGCGTCGCTGGCCCAGGCGCTGACGTACGGCGTGGGCGGCTGGCTGGCGGTCACCGGGGCGGTCAGCGCCGGCACCGTCGTCAAGCTCGCACTGCTGCTGACCCGCCTCTACGGCCCGCTGACCGCGCTGTCCAACGTCCGGGTCGACGTGATGAGCGCGCTCGTCTCCTTCGACCGGGTCTTCGAGGTGCTCGACCTGCGCCCGTCCATCGCCGAGAAGCCCGACGCGGTACCGGTGCCGCGCGGCAACGGCCGGGTCGAGTTCCGCGACGTGCGCTTCCGCTACCCGAGCGCCGCCGAGGTGTCGCTCGCCTCCCTGGAGGAGGTCTCGACCCTCGACCGCACGGTGAACGAGCCGGTGCTCAGGGGTGTCTCGTTCGCCGTCGAGCCGGGGCAGATGGTGGCACTGGTCGGCCCCTCCGGGGCGGGCAAGTCGACGCTGTCCATGCTGATCTCCCGGATCTACGACGTCAGCGACGGCCAGGTGCTGGTCGGTGGCGTCGACATGCGGGACGCGACGCTCGCCTCGCTGCGCGACGAGATCGGCGTGGTCACCCAGGACTCGCACCTGTTCCACGAGACGATCCGGGAGAACCTGCGCTACGCCAAGCCCGACGCCACCGACGACGAGATCTGGGCGGCGCTGGCCGGCGCGCAGGTCGCCGACCTGGTCCGGGCGCTGCCGGACGGGCTCGACACGACGGTCGGCGAGCGGGGCTACCGCTTCTCCGGCGGCGAGAAGCAGCGCATCGCCATCGCGCGGCTGCTGCTCAAGGCCCCGTCGATCGTGATCCTCGACGAGGCCACCGCCCACCTGGACTCGGAGAGCGAGGCTGCGGTGCAGCGGGCGTTGTCCGTGGCGCTGACCGGGCGTACCGCGCTGGTGATCGCGCACCGGCTCTCCACAGTGCGCGACGCCGACCAGATCCTCGTGCTCGACGAGGGCCGGATCGTGGAGCGCGGCCGGCACGACGAGCTGGTGGCGGTCGGCGGCCTGTACGCCGAGCTGTACCGCACCCAGTTCGCGGTCACCGACTCGCCGGCGCCCCACACCGAGGCCGAGCAGCCCGAGCCGGTGGTGACCACGGTGCCGATGGGCACCTACGTCGCCCACGAGGCCATGCCCCCGGCGGCCGCCAACTAG